One window of Toxotes jaculatrix isolate fToxJac2 chromosome 19, fToxJac2.pri, whole genome shotgun sequence genomic DNA carries:
- the LOC121199942 gene encoding vesicular inhibitory amino acid transporter-like, producing MLQLTNLSIASHTCACEQCQSSSLQTLRPPHAERLTAQTVKPKMDSLHWARSFGQPWSAAGSLWGWAVSRLQLDWTTRFFQEDEEMLVLTHSDELNRTYGEANRSNKASFSQNNLSLTEQNAPNRNPAGSSTALQDNSPTFKETKATVISTGARTITITSAVSTADSRWLKNTTSYGKGKRSSEMQADEMGSNSEENLSFNQDQGNTSRSHRLAGLLRGNIQKQKLSEDGEEQSEGKEMVEVTSQFCTCPEEERARVSLADPCQSTSAGLSPSPTITAWEAGWNVTNAIQGIFVLGLPFALVQSGYAGLVLLVLSAWVCNHTGRILVSCLYEEEQSGGSGSVSKVRVRHSYQDIVEACCKGLWPNWSGLGGWMVNVAQVIELLMTCTLYLVVSTSLLSDSLSGMAVPRSICSLISLMFLLPCLLLTDLRPVSTLSLLCSLAHILISLLVVLYCLSLASSWSWSSLSLSVDPEDFLVSVGVIIFSYTSQIFLPPLEGSMEDRRQFNVMLGWTHGAACIMKTMFSLLAVLTWGAETSEVITDNLPSDLRPLVNLCLLAKALLSYPLPFYSAAGILQTCLLRDSAVSLYSKHGGQGVSRPALLVRGALLMTSYLLALLVPRFSLLMGLTGSVTGSAMTLILPCLFHLRLHWGRLTLRDRLIDVGILSLGVICSVSGVICSVKRLVEGL from the exons ATGTTACAGCTCACCAACTTGTCAATCGCTTCACACACCTGTGCATGTGAGCAG TGTCAGTCAAGCTCCCTCCAGACCCTTAGACCTCCACATGCAGAGAGGCTGACTGCGCAGACTGTGAAGCCGAAGATGGACTCTCTTCACTGGGCTCGGAGCTTTGGGCAACCCTGGAGTGCTGCTGGGTCTCTGTGGGGTTGGGCAGTGTCAAGGCTGCAGCTGGACTGGACAACAAG ATTCTTTCAGGAGGATGAAGAGATGCTGGTTCTGACCCATAGTGATGAGTTGAACAGAACCTATGGTGAGGCCAACAGAAGCAACAAAGCCTCATTCAGTCAAAACAACCTGTCTCTGACTGAGCAAAACGCCCCCAATAGGAATCCAGCAGGATCCAGCACCGCATTACAGGATAATAGTCCAACTTTTAAAGAAACCAAAGCAACTGTAATCTCCACTGGAGCCAGGACCATCACCATAACTTCCGCAGTGTCCACTGCAGACTCCCGTTGGTTAAAAAACACCACAAGTTACGGCAAAGGAAAAAGATCCTCTGAGATGCAAGCTGACGAGATGGGAAGCAACAGTGAGGAGAACCTGAGTTTCAACCAGGACCAGGGTAACACGAGCAGATCCCACAGGCTGGCTGGGCTGCTCAGGGGGAAtatacaaaagcaaaaactctctgaagatggagaggagcaAAGCGAAGGAAAGGAAATGGTGGAGGTGACCTCTCAGTTCTGTACCTGCCCTGAAGAAGAGAGAGCGAGGGTGAGTCTGGCTGATCCATGTCAGAGCACCAGTGCCGGTCTGAGTCCCTCTCCCACCATCACCGCCTGGGAGGCTGGCTGGAATGTAACAAATGCTATACAG gGCATCTTTGTGTTGGGTTTACCCTTTGCTCTGGTCCAGTCAGGTTACGCAGGTCTGGTTCTGTTGGTTCTGTCGGCCTGGGTCTGTAACCACACAGGGAGAATCCTGGTGTCCTGTCTATATGAAGAGGAACAAAG tgGGGGGTCTGGCTCGGTGTCAAAGGTCCGAGTCAGACACAGCTACCAGGACATAGTGGAGGCTTGCTGCAAAGGACTGTGGCCAAACTGGTCTGGACTGGGGGGCTGGATGGTTAATGTAgctcag GTCATTGAACTGTTAATGACCTGTACCCTGTATCTAGTTGTCTCCACCAGTCTGTTGTCTGACAGTCTGTCAGGAATGGCTGTTCCTAGATCAATATGTTCTCTGATCTCGCTGATGTTCCTGCTGCCCTGCCTGCTGCTGACTGATCTCAGACCAGTGTCCACACTCAGCCTGCTCTGCTCCCTCGCTCACATACTGATCAG CCTTTTGGTCGTGCTGTACTGTCTGAGCCTAGCCAGCAGCTGGTCTtggtcctctctgtctctgtctgtggaccCGGAGGACTTCCTCGTTTCTGTGGGCGTCATCATCTTCTCCTACACCTCACAgatcttcctccctcctctagAGGGCAGTATGGAGGACAGGAGACAGTTTAATGTTATGCTGGGCTGGACCCATGGTGCTGCCTGCATAATGAAAACCATGTTTTCTTTGCTG GCCGTGTTGACCTGGGGGGCAGAGACTAGTGAGGTCATCACAGACAACCTGCCCTCTGACCTTCGACCTCTGGTCAATCTGTGCCTGTTGGCGAAAGCCCTTCTGTCCTACCCTCTGCCGTTCTACTCTGCTGCTGGAATACTACAAACCTGTCTGCTCAGAG ACTCTGCTGTCTCATTGTACTCCAAACACGGAGGTCAAGGTGTGTCTCGTCCGGCCCTGCTTGTCCGCGGCGCCTTGCTGATGACATCATACCTACTGGCCCTGCTGGTGCCCAGGTTTTCCCTGCTGATGGGTCTGACAGGCAGCGTGACCGGGTCAGCCATGACGCTCATACTGCCGTGTCTGTTTCACCTCAGACTACACTGGGGTCGCCTCACTTTGAGGGACCGGCTGATAGATGTTGGTATACTGAGTCTAGGGGTCATCTGTAGTGTGTCTGGTgtgatttgttcagtgaaaagACTGGTGGAGGGCCTGTAG